A section of the Phaseolus vulgaris cultivar G19833 unplaced genomic scaffold, P. vulgaris v2.0 scaffold_29, whole genome shotgun sequence genome encodes:
- the LOC137817310 gene encoding uncharacterized protein produces MSIYFVSKVLQGPEVRYQALEKAALAIVFSSRRFRHYFQSFMVVVMTDLPILKVLQKSDVAGRMVRWAVELSEFDIQYESRGPIKGQMYVDFVVELCSRGMQPKEEVSFRWVLSMDGSSNQQGSGAGVILEGPNGLLIEQTLRFAFKASNNQVEYEALIAGMLLAKEMGARSLLAKSDSQLVTGQVTRSTRPRIHRWLRTWNTFKS; encoded by the coding sequence ATGTCAatatactttgtgagcaaagtaCTGCAGGGACCAGAAGTAAGGTACCAAGCCCTGGAGAAGGCAGCCTTGGCCATAGTGTTCTCGTCCAGGAGGTTTCGTCATTACTTTCAGAGCTTCATGGTGGTAGTAATGACAGACTTACCTATCctgaaggtgctgcagaagtcggacgtggcaggaagaatggtgcgctgggcggtggagctctCAGAGTTCGACATTCAGTATGAGTCTCGAGGCCCCATCAAAGGCCAGATGTACGTGGACTTTGTGGTAGAGCTCTGCTCAAGAGGTATGCAGCCGAAAGAAGAGGTCAGCTTCAGATGGGTGCTTTCCAtggatgggtcctccaatcaGCAGGGGAGTGGAGCTGGCGTGATCTTGGAAGGGCCAAACGGGTTGTTGATCGAACAGACCCTAAGGTTTGCtttcaaggcaagcaacaaccagGTGGAGTATGAAGCCCTCATAGCTGGAATGCTcttagccaaggagatgggggcaCGCAGTCTGCTCGCAAAGAGTGATTCTCAGCTGGTTACGGGGCAAGTGACCAGGAgtaccaggccaaggatccacagatggctGCGTACGTGGAATACGTTCAAGTCTTGA
- the LOC137817309 gene encoding uncharacterized protein, giving the protein MPFGEGASINRPPLFCGVNYQFWKVRMKIFIHSTDKGIWESIENGPFVPQIKKDNVLVDKPSSDWTEAESKKAKFDWIAKNIITSALSSDEFFRVSQCSLAKEMWDILEVTHEGTNDVKRARKHALIQEYELFRMHKGESICDVQKRFSHIVNHLISLGRKFNKEKLNIKVLKCLDRTWQPKVTAISE; this is encoded by the coding sequence ATGCCCTTTGGGGAAGGAGCCTCAATAAACaggccacctttgttttgtggagTTAATTACCAattctggaaagttagaatgaagaTTTTTATACATTCAACTGACAAAGGCATTTGGgaatcaattgaaaatggtccttttgtacCTCAAATTAAGAAAGACAATGTTTTAGTTGATAAACCTTCATCTGACTGGACAGAGGCAGAATCTAAGAAAGCTAAATTTGATTGGATAGCTAAGAACATTATAACATCTGCTTTGAGTagtgatgaatttttcagggtttcACAATGTAGCTtggccaaagaaatgtgggacatcttGGAGGTCACACATGAAGGCACAAATGATgtaaagagagctaggaagcatgctctaatccaagagtatgaactCTTCAGAATGCATAAGGGGGAATCAATATGTGATGTGCAAAAAAGGTTCtctcatattgtgaatcaccttatAAGTCTTGGTAGGAAGTTTAATAAAGAGAAACTCAACATCAAGGTGctgaagtgtcttgatagaacatggcaaccaaaggtgactgccATTTCAGAATGA